The window AGCAAATTAAAGGCTGCCTTATACTGAATGAGGTAGAGAACAAATACTTGGCTGAATGAGGTACTGCAAAAGACTGCATGCACTTTGAAGAAAGACTTGAGTTATTGTCATAGGATTTCCATTCTCTTTAGCTTTTTCTTAAACATATGACAAAATACCTACACAAAGAGTCGTATTTGAattaatatagtatatttatttttcagactgaCATTCATCTTAAATATGCCAGTATGTGATTTAATCCACAGGTACCTGATGAACACATTATTGTCAGATTGGTTACAGTTGCTAAACGCTATCTGAAGGTCATTCCTATTCATTTATACGTGTCAGGGTAAAAGTGAAGCGATTTGAACTATAAAAAtacctttgaaataatttatcaatgTATTAGATAAGCTCAGTTTCAGAATGATAAACAAAAACTGTTAGACCAAATAACGTGGCTAATTAACAGTGGTACGATTTCTAGCCCGAGGGTTTAAAATGGAGTTAAAGTAAGTGTCTTTAAACTGAACTCAAAGAATGCAAAAGCGGCAAGTTCAGAAAAGGCAAGAACAGGACCTTTAGTCCATTTTAAGCCATAAATATTACACAAAATATGCCTCTAACTGAAACTGAGAggtataaaaacatatttcactCTTCGTAAAGAACTTTGTGAGGAAATATAACTCTGTGATTGTATAGACACTTTCCTCATGACACTTTGACAGTCACAAACAGTAGATTGCGCTGcagtttgtaaacattttacGTTGCATAAACTGCtccttgattttcaaatgtagtatAATACTGTCTACTAAAACTCCTTTTTGTTTCAACTAAGTACTCTCACATATATTAGTTTATAataatgtttgttattatttttaaagtgttctccattcaaggaaaagaagtaaattcCTATGTCAGATGGTTGAAGACTAGCTATTAGCCAGAGAGGTCTAGATGGTAAAATCCATCTTCTAGCCTCAAATAAGCTCCATGAACACAGAGGAATGCCAGGTGTCACACAGCTTTCCTTCACTCGAATTCATTCTTGACTAGAGCCTGTATATGCCTGTTCCAGGGGCATTTAAACTCTTAAAGGATTTCTTCTGATCTTTACTAAATACATTAAGGAGAACGCCAACCAGTGCCCTTTTGTGTACTGGGACATGTAGTCATGTGATTAAAACAGGGAACATGAACtctgactttaaaatgtattgtagaTATAAATGCTCTCAGCTAGAAAAGGTTTTCCACATCCACAGTCATGATGGGAGCCTTTCATTCCTCAGAAATAATCCCTTTTCAGGTCATCAAAAAAGAGTACAACTGCCACAGCTCATGAGGCAGTATCTTCATGAGCCCAGAGCACATACAAATCCTAAGGGAACTACCGTAGTACAGCGCTCATTCTTGGCACCGGAACAAATGAAACATATTCTATCCTGCACACACCTGCCAAAGCAGGCCACTTTCCTCTTCTGGGAGATTTAAAAACCTCCCCAAAATGTTATTACTCCCATCCCCAATACACAGAAAAAGGGGGAAAGGCTGTTTCCAGTGCTCCACCTTTAAACAACTGTAAATGTCAGTACTCACAGTGGCATATTACAAAGTAATAGACCGCGCACTTGAGGGCAAACTGCATATTGAGCTAATGAAGAGCTCACTGTGATTAGGATTCGATCAAACATAACAGCAGAACATAAGGAAATTTTATCTGAATTCCGTAATGAATATACAGGCTGTACTAACATTAAAAAAGCATGGCAGCCTATCCCAAACCAGCAAGAACAGTTGTGTGCATACAGTGGGTCTTTGTGTGTTTGAACTCCCACCACATAAGGGCAAACTCGATATGCATGCTAACGTCCTataattatcaaattaaaaaaatgctaaaagatgCCAGAGTGAACATGAGAGAAACACCCACTCTCATttaactttttacaaataaatttaaattataaattagaaacacaaataaatttaaactataaattagaaacacaaataaatttaaactataaattagaaacacaaataaatttaaactataaattagaaacacaaataaacataAGTGGCTCTAACATTCAAATGAAGTAAATGAATTGTGTAGGATATTAACcccttaaatgttttgtttttttttttcaattccttGACCCGCTCTTAGATGATGGTGATGTTTAGCTCCCTGTTCTCCGCAGCCCGAAAAGAATGGCATGCagcctctcctgctcctcctgccgCCTCTCCTGTACCAACAGCTTCTCCACTCAAGCCTGGGTGCTCCTGGGGAGTCCTGCATTAGAGGAAGCAGCTGCTGGATCTGCTGTGCAGTGGGGTTGTCATGGGGGAGAACCCTCCCTGTCCTCTCCCGGTGCAGCCTCCATGCTATCAGTGAGGCTCAGCCCACTAAGATcttcagagagagggaggggggtgGGAATCTGGGCACAGTGCGAGCCTCCCCTGCTCCTGCCTGCCCACCCCGCCTGAGGGCTCTACTCACCACCCTGCTTGTCCGCACATCCAAGCTCCTTGTGGGACTGGGGCTCCAGCTACTGGTCTGGCTGCTGCTGCAGACTCGGAGCCTCTTGGCTCTTCAGCTCCACCTGCCGGAAGACCCTGGGCATGAGGACATGTGGTGGCTGGCTTCCAGATTCCTGGCCCATTAATAGGGTAGCGAGGACACTGTGGGGCTCTGTGGCCTGCCCAGGCCCCTGGCCCCTTGCTCCAGGCCTAAGAGACTGTCTCCCTTGCCTAGAACCCCATGCCTCCTTCCCTAGCATCAAATCTCACGTCCTTTTTCCCAGCATTTAAACTGTAGGCCACAGACTGGTGGAAAAGCAGGCGGAGCCAACCACCATCTGCTAAGTGTGCTACATGCCTAATGTTTCcacgtattatctcatttaatcctcagcacCTCTGCAAGGAAAAGGCTAACTTCCTTTTGAAGttaaagaaacagagacttaGAGATGCAAAGTAGTTGAATTATGACCAGTGGAACCGAGGCCGGAATCCAGTTTGAATCTAaggagtcttttttgtttgtctgttttgttttgttttgagagagtgtcactctgtgtcccaggctgcagtgcagtggtgcaatctcagctcactgcaaccttcatctcccgggctcaagtgattctcgtgtctcagcctcctgagtagctgggattacaggcatgcaccaccaggcccggctaattattattttttttttaattttagtagagatgagctttcaccatgttggccatgttggtctcaaactcctgacctcaagtgattgtcctgcctcagcctcccaaagtgctgggattgcaggcgtgagccaccacacccgacatAAGGAGCCTCTTATACCACTGTCTCTTCCTCTGTGATTGGGGGGCTCCATGCCTCTAGCTGGGATGATGATGTCCAGACCTGGGAGGACCCCAGGGCTACCCACCTCTAAAAGTCAGAGGGCAGGAAGCAAGAAACAGTCATAGGACTGCCCCGGAGGGTGCTGGGGTCACCTGTCCCCAGGCTGCAGCTGCCTGTggcctggcacctcccctccccagaggctggTGCCCGCCTCCCACATCTTCTTGGATGGGTCGGAGGTTACAGTCTCTTTCAGCTCACCCGACTTCTTCAGCTCCTTTACTTGCTGCTCCAACTGCAGTGTGCTCTTGTTCTCGTTGTTCTGGACAGAGAGAAGCAATCAGTGGCCACCCACTAAAACTGGAGACCCCAGAACTTAGTGTCTGCCTCCCATGGCACCGGGAAGGGTGGAGGCAGGTTAGAAAAATATCCCCTCTCTCCCACAGCCATCAGAGCGGGGCTCTGGCTCACAGATGCCTTTAGAAGTACCATTTCATGTGAAGGCTACaatgccccattttacaggtggggaaacaaaGGCCTTGAGGGCTAGGGAAGAGGGCAGCCTCCCCAGGTGGGGCAACGCACCAGCTCCTCGAAGCCGCTGCGTGGCTCGGCCCGCTGCTCGTACAGGGCTTCCCACCCCAGCTCCAGCATCCTCTCCAGCTCCCGCAGCCTCTCCAGCTCCCGCAGCCTCTCCAGCTCCTGCAGAGTCTACTGCTGCCACAGCCTCTCATCCTGTTGCCGAAGCCTCTCCTGCTCCAGGAGCTCCTCCACCTCGTCCAGGAGCTCCTCCACCTCGTCCAGCAGCCTCTCCCTCTCCAGCagcctctcctgctcctcctgccgCCTCTCCTGTTCTAACAGCTTCTCCACCTCTTCCAGCAGCCTCTCCCTCTCCAGCagcctctcctgctcctcctgctgCCTCTCCTGTTCTAACAGCTTCTCCACCTCTTCCAGCAGCCTCTCCCTCTCCAGCagcctctcctgctcctcctgccgCCTCTCCTGTTCTAACAGCTTCTCCACCTCTTCCAGCAGCCTCTCCTGCCCTGGCAGCTTCTCCTGTTcacacagcctctcctcctgttcacgtagcctctcctcctgctctcctcatgttcacgtagcctctcctcctgttcacacagcctctcctcctgttcacacagcctctcctcctgttcacgtagcctctcctcctgttcatGTAGCCTATCCTCCTGTTCACGTtgcctctcctcctgttcacgtagcctctcctcctgttcacgtagcctctcctcctgtctcCTGTTCAGGAGACTCAACATCTGATTgttttccacctcagcctggagCTGTCTTCCCACACTCTCTAGCTCCTTCCTTAGGTGGTTGGTCTCATCTTGTAGCTGCTCTACCTTAGATGGCCCTGCTGGGGGCTCTGGGGCCAGGGGTTCAGCTGAGAAAGGAAGCAGACAATAAGGGCCTCtggattctcaaaaaaaaaaaaaaaatcctcccttCGGTGCACAGCTCCTCCTCTCAGGCTTCCCAAACTTGGCCTCACTGCTAATGACTCCTCACACCCGGATGGTAGCCAGTCTTCCAAGTCACTTTCAGATAGAGAGCACTGTGGGTGGCTGACAATGGGCACTCCTCCCTCTTTActgatggggacactgaggctcatGGAGATGACAAGACTTGTCCTCCCCTGGCACAGAcctctttccctctgcctcaaagcccttccatccacccacctccctgggGCATTCTAAGTCACCCCCACAGCCCTCTAATGCCAGTCCAGCTGCCAGGTCATGCCAGCCCCATCTTACCCGTCTGGTTTTTGAGTTTGAACAAGCTCCTCCCAAGCTTCTGTACCAGATGTATCTcatgcttcttctcctccttaGATGTGCGAACCTGCccaaagcaaagggggaaaagggccctggagggaggggctggtgAACCTCCAGAGACAGAGTTTGAGAAGGGCCCACCCCCCTTCTGCCAGTTTGTGATTTAGAAAcgtgcattcattcaacaaacatttactgagcatgtacAGGCCAGGTACAGTTCTTCATAGCAGAGATATAAAACAGCAAAGGACAGACAGGAGCCCTTGGCCCTGAGGTTTCCATTCTAGGGGCCTTTAAATCTCTGACTTTCAGAGCTAACCGAGACCTTTGATACTCTCTACCTCCTCCAGAAACACGAGCATAAAGAGGAGAGATGGCTTGTCCAGACTCAAAAAGCAAATTAGGGACTGAGGCAGGGCAGAAATATGGACCCCTGACAACCAGTCAGGCTAGTGCTTCCCAGAGAGGTGACAACCCCAGGGCATGTGTGGCAAGGACTAGAGCAGGGGTGTCTGGAGAAGAGAGAGTCAGCAAAGAGGGCAGTGCAGAAGACCCATGCTGCATGTTCTGTGCTCTGGGGTCCCTCCAGGTGAGACCTGGGTGCCCAGCTCCCCATTTGCCCTTGGCATCAGGGGCCCCTAGCTCCTTTCTTCAGGGCCCCAAGAGGAAACTGGAGTCCAGGATTGACCAGCTGTAATCAGGGGACCCCACTGGACTCTTACCAGTGAATTGATGTTTTCAGTGAGTTGACTGATTATTGCGGAGCTTGAATCCAGGGCCACTGCTAGTTCTTGGTACTGGCTCTGAGGTGCATGCAGAGAGAAGGAGTTGGAGGAAGATTGTGGGGAGGGGTAGAGAGAATAATCATTAGGGCTGGTGGGGGTGTGTGGGCTGCCTCAGCTGGCAGAGGGGCAACAAGCCCCTGCTGTGGGAGGAGGTTGGAGGGCTGGCCTGCAGGGTCACTGCACCTCGGCCCAGGGCCTCTTACCTCCAGATCCTCCAGGGTAGTAGAGGATGCACGGCCCTCCCCGTAGATACCTGTTGCTGACTGCAAGAGATGAGAGTGCACATGGAGATGTTCTGTCCCCCCTCACTGTCTAAGCcctctgacttcctttcttcccccatcAACTGGCAAAAGCTTCTTTTCTGCCTATCTTGGACCCTTTTTCCCATAACTCCTTTGTGCCAACTTCTCTCGTGGTTCTTATCTCCCCACCATCCCACCCTGGGGCCCTTTCAGTGACTCCTAAAGGGACAGCCTGATGGCAAGTGGCTCTTCTCATTGGCCTGGCTTCCCCTTGAGACTGGGGATGAGGAAAATCAAACAGCAACGACCATTTCCTCGGTGTCCTGGGTGTTTGCAGCAGGCCATGTACTAAGGATTCACATAAAAGCAACAATAACgaatctcatttaaacttcacaaatgGAAGTCAAAAAATACCACCTCTATTATACAGATGTGAAAAGAGAGGCCCAAAGACCTCAAGCAACTTGCCCTAAATCATATGCTAATCAATCCCTAATCAATTCTTAGCAGATGGAGaggcaggattcaaatccagaattCTTAACCAGTACCCAACAGTCCATCTACAATCTTAACAATTACCCTCTACTGCCCCTTGGGCCCCCTGTCCCCAGGACCCTGGCCCGCCGAGACTCACATCCCCAGGTGAGTGGTAACCACCAGAAGTGGCTGTGTCAGGGCTACtgccattgattttctttttcctgttagcTCCTGCTGGAATGCCAGGGCTCTTCCTCTGCCAATATGCTTTTAACTGTGGGAAAGAAGAGCGGTAACACTCATGAGAATGATCAGCCCCTACAGCCACATCCTCCTTTACAGTTTTGACAAAATACCCTTATATACCATCTGATGTAATGCCACCAACAACTGTACAAGGTGTTGTCACAATCACTTAGTGACTGAGAGGGATTGATatcatggatagaaaaaaaaaaaaaagaaagatcaaaaaaGGCAATACTGGAACTTAAACTCAGTCCTCTGACTCCAAGctctggggttttgccatgaatCAGCAGCTTCCAGGGACCAAAACCAGGGGCAGAGgtagaaaagtaaacattaagcAGGCAGGAACTGTAGGCCGTGTGGTTTAGAGTCATACATCCTCACAGGTCTGCTAGCGTGAAGAAGCGTGCCAGTACCTCTCACACTTTCATATCAATGTgtcctcatggcagaaggcagcttTTCTATTAAATCTGGGAATTTATCAGAAAGAGGACAACCCAAGCCTCATTTCAGAGCGAAGTCTGGTATACGCTTGGAAACCTATGTGTCTGTCATCCCTAAGTACATTAATGCATTTTCTCAAGAGAATCAAGGGGAAATGATGCTTCAGAAAGATGTCCCACATTTATCCTGTGGCACTCAAAGTACCCCAGGTTGAGACGATATGAGGAAGATTCAAGCTGTCAAGTTCAGTTTCCCAAGATCTATTCCACAGAAGATGAGCAAATCTCACTTCAGAGGCCACTGACTGAAGGGCAGTCTGGTCCCAGAACCGtggagaactcagaaaaaaatgttaaagtctcTCTGGAAAGTAGAAGCCTgggaaaaaaccaaaccaaacccattCTCCCATTGCCACCCAGAGATACTGTGAACATTTTGAGCTCACAGGGGAAGTGTAGGCTTTTCCCACTGTCAATGTCTATGTTAAGGGAGTAAGGCAGCCTGAAACCTCTTGCTCCTAGGTCCCATAGTCTCCACTCCCCTTCCAGCTGGAAATTTGTGCTGCAACCAGAGGAACCAGAAATGGGGTGAGAAAACTTAGGGGACTGGGTTGTAAGATCAAAGGCCGGTCTTGCAGCAGTAATGACAGTTCCTAGGGGCACTGTGAcatcattgcattccactccTCCCAGGGGAGGGGACCACATCAGCGCGATGCCCGAGTCGCTGCTCCACGATGGGGGAGGGAAACACACGGTTTCGACCCAGGTCCTCAGAGACGCCAGCCCAAGAAGCCTAGGGAGGTCGAGCTTggggcagcaggaggggagggcagagtcTGCAGTAGGGAGCCCCGGGAGTCACCAGCCCAAAGCCACCCAGGGATGACTggtgagggcagggcctggggctgggggacccAGGTCCTGGGAGACGCAAGCCCaaagagcccagggaggttgggCTTGGGGTGGCAGGAGGTGAGAGCTGATTATGGAGCAGGGAGCCCCAGGAGTCACCTGCCCAAAGTCACCCTGGGGTGATTGGCAAGGGCAGGGACTGGGCTGCTTGCTGAAGGGGTGGGGCTGACTGACTAGGCTTTGGTTGGGGGAGCCCagaggggctggggttggggggccCCATCTGGTATGCCTCAGGAGTGGTATGGACTCTGGCACAGGTCTTGTCATCGGAGGGGATCTGTGGCTGGGTTGGGGGCCATGACCTGGTGTGTTTTACCTTTTTCTTGGCTGCGGCCAATTTCCCCTGTTGTGTTTTTTCTGACATcgcggggtggggagggaggcggggTTGGGGCCACATCAGCGAAATACCAGTGAGCACTGCTCAATGCCTCCAGTCACCTACCAGGCAGCTGTGCAACTGAGCCACAGGTGGCGTAACCAGGGCACCAATGGAACGCAGAATAGGGGCGTGGCCTTAATGCTCCAAGCCCATTGGTCAGTgagaaagatgaaagggaaaggaGGCGTGGCCAGGCAGCAGCATGTCCAGAGGGACCTGTGGCATCATAAGGAAAGCTGCCCATGCAACCGCTGTCCCCGCCCACTCAGAGAAAGGGGAGGGGCCGCCCACTCTGGGAGAGGGGAAGGGCTGGGTTttgctttaaaacttttaaaactgtaaaaaataaactttaaaaaatatatgtgtatatactttatatatatgtgtgtctgtgtgtgtgtatctatgtgttcCTCCAGAGCTGTCTTCATTATGCAGCTTCTGTGCAAAGTCTGTGATTTTGGCctatatttttcatcttcaaatggaGTACAAGAATTACCAGTATTACCTTAACTGAGATATAGatcctataaaaatggaaaatccatAGCATGCTTGATGATTAATGAAGCCGACTATAGTATCCGACATTCCAATAAGACAAAATAATCAcaacaatttctcttttttggaaaaatgtttgtcTTATTCTCCTACATTATTgttaagatttcttttaaaaacaagaaacatgtctaatatctttaaaaacacaaagcttttgggccgggtgcagtggctcacgcctgtaatgccatcactttgggaggccgaggtgggtggattgcctgaggtcaggagttcgagaccagcctggccaacatgatgaaaccctgtctctactaaaaatacaaaaactagccaggcgtggttgcgggtgcctgtaatcccagctatttgggaggctgaggcaggagaatcacttgaacccaggagatggaggttgcagtgagccaagctcacgccactgcactccagcctgggcgacagagcaagactccatctcaaaagaaataaaataaaatacaaaataagtaagAACACAAAGCTTTCAATTTAATAACCACTTAAAGCTCTTTACTGGTTTAAGAGAATTACAAGGCCCATTTTTCTAGAATCACCTGGCCTCTCTAAGCCTTGCAAATGAAGCTGAATTTCTCACTTGATACTTGGCTCTCACTTGCAGTCATGAAAACCAAGAATTTGTTATGTCACTGTGTATTGCTTGTTACCTGAAATCCACACTAGGCTGGGATCAAGGGTTGAATCTTTCATGATTTTCTCCATAACCTGTGTGCTTCTTATCCCACACCAAACTAAGCTTTTTTTCTAGAGCTCTGCAACTTACAGTTAGTATATGAGAGCAGTTCTCAAAAATGTAGTCTCTGGACTAGCAGCTCCAGCAGCACCTGGGAACTTCTTATAAATACACATCCTCCGGCCCCACCCTGGACCtgatgaatcagaaactctggagtagGGCTCAGCAATCTGTGCTGCAGTAATCCCTCCAGGTGTTCAAGAACCTCTGGCATACAGCAGgtagaaaaatgtgtttccttctgTAGGTCCAAAACCAGGGATACTATATGTTTTCTCTATATGAAACAATGACgtgcaattaaaagacataaatctCCTTCCTGCTCCCACCTTCCAgccaatgtgttttatttttatgagttaaataagaaaacaatcagaGATTTCGTCTAAATCGCATATTTACAGGTATCAGTTCTCATCCAGCCTGATCTTATCCAATATCATTTATATTCTCTTACATGTGAAGTTTTAGAGAAGGATCTTCACAATGTAAGACTCAGGCACACTAGCAGTTCTGTAATAAAACACCAAGTAGATCAGAATGTCCAAACTTACTGGAGAAGAAAAGTGGAATCATTGgctatattttcaaattgcaaTAAACAGGATattaaagttttgaatttttttcaccttCATCCTTCCACGTTAATAGAATTAAGCCAAAATACTTGTCTTCCAAAGCCTCTAGCCAGGCAAAATTTTACTATATTACTTCTTGCTTTTCAATGGCTATAAAGCAGACTCCTGGTAGGCACATTTGGTATACCTGCAAAGATGAAGAACTAAACAGTTCCATCTG is drawn from Homo sapiens chromosome 15, GRCh38.p14 Primary Assembly and contains these coding sequences:
- the LOC102724117 gene encoding LOW QUALITY PROTEIN: golgin subfamily A member 6-like protein 4 isoform X1 (The sequence of the model RefSeq protein was modified relative to this genomic sequence to represent the inferred CDS: deleted 2 bases in 1 codon; substituted 1 base at 1 genomic stop codon) produces the protein MWPQPRLPPHPAMSEKTQQGKLAAAKKKLKAYWQRKSPGIPAGANRKKKINGSSPDTATSGGYHSPGDSATGIYGEGRASSTTLEDLESQYQELAVALDSSSAIISQLTENINSLVRTSKEEKKHEIHLVQKLGRSLFKLKNQTAEPLAPEPPAGPSKVEQLQDETNHLRKELESVGRQLQAEVENNQMLSLLNRRQEERLREQEERLREQEERQREQEDRLHEQEERLREQEERLCEQEERLCEQEERLREHEEQEERLREQEERLCEQEKLPGQERLLEEVEKLLEQERRQEEQERLLERERLLEEVEKLLEQERQQEEQERLLERERLLEEVEKLLEQERRQEEQERLLERERLLDEVEELLDEVEELLEQERLRQQDERLWQQXTLQELERLRELERLRELERMLELGWEALYEQRAEPRSGFEELNNENKSTLQLEQQVKELKKSGGAEEPRGSESAAAARPVAGAPVPQGAWMCGQAGWTPQEHPGLSGEAVGTGEAAGGAGEAACHSFRAAENRELNITII